One window of Methanogenium organophilum genomic DNA carries:
- a CDS encoding right-handed parallel beta-helix repeat-containing protein, which yields MTEKAARVLAVLLCILIAMGGVQGATLTVAPDGGAYTDLHQALDAAAPGDEIVVRAGTYPGGVVIGVPVTVSGEEGATIGTAGDTTALSVTADDVIIRNLACTAAGVGIIANQTDGLVVRDCRVISDGVGILCSRCNESTLATTQVMAAQTGIETMFCMGTKISGCQVTADGIGITLRDTEDTALEGVHLMGAELGILAENAERCEITNTTFTGNGAGILGVGITDCSITGSAFSDVIQYIQFYAASGCSVETPSLEGPTYFAADIFSNTTYCCDPYTVSGRDFGLLADTYTPPEGYQLFGDAMNITFISAAESAEAPSVTIEADIPAELPGIAGNTYGIYRTDGTEPVLMAVPDVSEEGSQILQMTVTEPAHIALMARTEADETPYYYIFLWAVVALGVLLLLVLWRKR from the coding sequence ATGACCGAAAAGGCAGCACGTGTACTCGCCGTCCTTCTCTGTATCCTTATCGCGATGGGCGGGGTCCAGGGGGCGACCCTCACGGTTGCACCGGATGGAGGTGCATATACAGACCTGCATCAGGCACTGGATGCAGCGGCGCCCGGGGATGAGATCGTGGTACGAGCCGGCACCTATCCCGGCGGAGTGGTGATTGGCGTCCCGGTCACAGTCTCCGGGGAGGAAGGGGCAACGATTGGCACTGCCGGGGACACCACGGCCCTCTCTGTGACCGCAGATGATGTGATCATCCGGAATCTGGCGTGCACTGCGGCGGGCGTAGGTATCATCGCAAACCAGACGGATGGGCTTGTGGTCCGGGACTGCAGGGTGATCAGCGATGGTGTGGGGATCCTCTGCAGCAGGTGTAATGAGAGCACCCTTGCCACCACACAGGTAATGGCTGCGCAGACCGGTATTGAAACCATGTTCTGCATGGGGACGAAGATATCCGGGTGCCAGGTCACCGCGGACGGCATCGGAATCACCCTCCGGGACACGGAGGATACGGCACTGGAGGGCGTCCACCTCATGGGTGCAGAACTGGGGATTCTCGCAGAGAATGCTGAGCGCTGTGAGATAACCAATACCACCTTTACAGGGAACGGTGCAGGGATTCTGGGCGTAGGCATCACTGACTGCTCCATCACCGGGTCGGCATTTTCGGATGTCATCCAGTACATCCAGTTCTATGCGGCGTCCGGCTGCTCGGTAGAGACTCCGTCTCTTGAGGGACCGACGTACTTCGCAGCAGACATCTTCTCAAACACCACATACTGCTGTGACCCATATACCGTGAGCGGCCGGGACTTCGGTCTCCTTGCTGACACATATACCCCGCCCGAGGGATACCAGCTCTTCGGCGACGCAATGAACATCACCTTCATCTCCGCGGCAGAGTCTGCCGAAGCGCCATCGGTCACCATCGAGGCAGACATTCCGGCAGAGCTGCCCGGAATTGCGGGGAATACCTATGGAATCTACCGGACGGATGGCACGGAGCCGGTGTTGATGGCAGTTCCGGACGTATCAGAAGAGGGTTCACAGATACTGCAGATGACTGTGACAGAACCCGCCCACATTGCTCTGATGGCCCGCACAGAAGCTGATGAAACACCATACTACTACATATTCCTCTGGGCGGTTGTCGCCCTCGGCGTGCTGCTCCTTCTTGTGCTGTGGCGAAAGCGGTAA
- a CDS encoding ABC transporter ATP-binding protein, whose protein sequence is MGVVDVRAIDGVSFTVKKGEFLGITGSSGSGKSTLLHMLGLLDPPTEGTISIDGRDVISLSEAEKGMFRLSRFGFIFQDYALVPELTAEENVSLVAMARGDNADSYAHRAKELLGQVGLGDRTMHLPSELSGGEQQRVAIARALINAPEILFADEPCANLDSTNSRAVLDLFREINHTMDLTVIMVSHESWHKEYFDRIIRLHDGKIQKDFRPEHSEMRDPQYHS, encoded by the coding sequence ATGGGTGTGGTTGATGTCCGGGCAATCGACGGAGTCTCATTTACCGTCAAAAAGGGCGAATTTCTGGGAATTACCGGCTCATCCGGGTCGGGAAAGTCCACACTGCTCCACATGCTCGGGCTTCTCGACCCGCCGACGGAGGGGACCATCTCTATCGACGGGAGAGACGTCATCTCCCTTTCAGAGGCAGAGAAAGGGATGTTTCGCCTCTCCCGATTCGGTTTTATCTTCCAGGACTATGCACTGGTGCCCGAGCTGACCGCAGAGGAGAATGTATCTCTTGTTGCAATGGCACGCGGGGACAACGCAGATTCGTATGCTCACCGTGCGAAAGAGCTCCTCGGTCAGGTCGGCCTGGGTGACCGGACGATGCATCTCCCGTCTGAACTCTCCGGAGGTGAACAGCAGCGGGTGGCGATTGCGCGTGCACTGATCAATGCTCCTGAGATCCTCTTTGCGGACGAACCCTGTGCCAACCTGGACTCAACAAACTCACGAGCTGTCCTTGATCTATTCCGTGAGATCAATCATACAATGGACCTGACCGTTATCATGGTCTCCCATGAGAGCTGGCACAAGGAATACTTTGACCGGATCATTCGTCTCCATGACGGAAAAATTCAGAAAGATTTCCGGCCAGAACATTCGGAAATGAGAGACCCGCAATACCACTCCTAA
- a CDS encoding protease inhibitor I42 family protein, protein MKPVYGILMAVALAGILCAAGCTTTETAGGETPTPVAVQDKIVLVGQNNNDDIIPVDMQTEIRITLPENPTTGYSWNVTNADGLAITSDAYVPPEEERPGAGGTHVWALEPKVTGIVTFSAVYVRPWEDAHPDDETYTITFYVAPEGTTVVDVISANNGTTISVSKGDAVLVTLDENPTTGYQWNASVSGSAEIVTDSFVPPYSEIPISGAGGIHKWLVTFDGEPSGNFDAGYGRPWEETAEDAETFSVIFAGV, encoded by the coding sequence ATGAAACCAGTATATGGAATTCTGATGGCAGTCGCCCTTGCAGGCATTCTCTGTGCGGCAGGGTGCACTACGACTGAGACAGCAGGAGGAGAAACACCGACACCCGTTGCGGTGCAGGACAAAATCGTCCTTGTTGGGCAAAACAACAACGATGACATCATTCCCGTTGACATGCAAACCGAGATCCGGATAACACTTCCGGAGAACCCTACCACCGGGTACTCCTGGAATGTGACTAATGCTGACGGCCTTGCTATCACGAGTGATGCATACGTCCCGCCCGAAGAGGAGCGGCCTGGTGCCGGAGGGACCCATGTCTGGGCACTGGAGCCGAAGGTGACGGGAATCGTGACATTCAGCGCCGTATACGTCCGTCCGTGGGAGGACGCCCATCCGGATGATGAGACCTACACGATCACCTTCTACGTGGCTCCGGAAGGGACGACGGTGGTGGATGTTATCAGCGCGAATAACGGCACGACTATCTCTGTGTCAAAGGGCGATGCTGTGCTTGTCACACTGGATGAGAACCCGACGACCGGATACCAGTGGAATGCGTCCGTCTCCGGCAGTGCAGAAATTGTCACAGACTCATTCGTCCCACCTTACTCAGAAATACCTATTTCCGGTGCAGGCGGTATTCACAAGTGGCTCGTGACTTTTGACGGCGAGCCGTCCGGCAATTTTGACGCAGGGTATGGACGCCCATGGGAAGAGACGGCGGAAGATGCAGAAACATTTTCCGTAATCTTTGCGGGAGTTTAA
- a CDS encoding GyrI-like domain-containing protein — MTDITITDVAAQTVLGMRRRGFYQEQIPEMIMELFLYVEQEGIEIIGMPVFVCHETSPEEAMRAAEEGNADIEVALPVAASIEITENSPKGAKCYELPGGKMVKAVHKGPYAASETTYNKIFAWMAEHGKEVTGPIREIYVNDPMEVAEEDILTEIYVPVA, encoded by the coding sequence ATGACAGATATTACCATAACCGACGTGGCTGCGCAGACCGTCCTTGGCATGCGACGCCGCGGATTTTATCAGGAACAGATCCCTGAGATGATTATGGAGCTCTTTCTCTACGTGGAGCAGGAAGGAATTGAGATTATCGGCATGCCAGTCTTTGTCTGCCATGAAACATCCCCGGAAGAGGCGATGCGGGCAGCAGAAGAGGGAAACGCCGACATTGAAGTAGCACTCCCAGTGGCGGCGTCCATTGAAATTACAGAAAACAGTCCGAAAGGAGCAAAATGTTACGAACTTCCTGGCGGAAAAATGGTGAAAGCCGTCCATAAAGGCCCGTATGCAGCATCAGAGACAACCTACAATAAGATCTTCGCATGGATGGCTGAACACGGCAAGGAGGTCACCGGCCCGATTCGGGAAATATATGTAAATGACCCGATGGAGGTGGCAGAGGAGGATATTCTGACAGAGATTTATGTGCCGGTGGCCTGA
- a CDS encoding NosD domain-containing protein, whose protein sequence is MNYPERGTWKAIAVALILFAGIAGVVSADTGECMMTAPVFAEERMAGVLTVDDDDGDIPVPPADYQTITDALAASVDGDTILVYPGTYTGYHEVTTRVNLTGIGRPVVYGRELDTREQIGDVFAFCADGCILDGFVIKEGYWQNDTYFSTQDSAGIRIGYAIGTTSAFGFGDADSTIIRNNHIEDCWYAMVATSGSNDNRIYNNTFNATRYGVWFNYARNNEFTNNTVTNTAYDSLKNTYISDKTESYATNNEFRDNLFDTADWTPWGSDSTYGRKILISDTSGNLFTRNVLKNMTYLSIAGDGNTISENTILGPSEDWRAGILINEDGNIITNNTVKNHKYGIKIQGDADNLHMTDNVIEDCTYGFGYAGDLNYATNKPKRYTIDTTNTVDGAPIYWIVEETGKRYNYTTLTPAPGYLGLIGCSNCTAEDFYLENNLQSVLVYRSDNITLDTITAHGNGYEGILIGDSDDIIIADSHVDSNGQDSDGNAGIFATETERMQILRTYVTANNPVGIYLEYTCPDVLIEDCSITNNGHSTEADNSYGIRNSGSDNLRLTVTGCAIGNDFAARQGIGIANYGMEALIYDNRFINNTVEHARNWGTDTHWNVTPVASTNILGGPWTAGNYWEDYTGVDTTGDGLGDTAVPYTTGGGRPADDYHPLVTTFTPDTTPPVITIHAPVAGESYPTASVPLSVSSPDSDVVAWWYALDGGANVSFVPDIILPPLTGGNHSLLVGARDDAGNENSSVLAFIAEVDTTPPRMKVISPGENLTYTSRDIPLTVHSPDTDVFSWWYTLDGGGTVAFIPNTTLTSLPNGDHLLRVFVDDIIGNANSTFVNFTVQVTEPTPTPTPTISPTPTPPITPTPVPTTPPTPTPAPPDDGDDDAPPADAYPFPVVEEPAFAIQILTPTSGRMTERFTELTYTAPRPLARAYYQLDDGAVLQVTPGQAIPLERLTLGDHTITVTGVDYAGRYGEGTVAFTVIPLALREEETVGTDAFPDDAAFSFIGQGVNYTLSFEAETTMDETVHVYANRQLTGVPGAGAVIMPSASRHGEIAAVNDPQTGWVWYQATIPAAWVVPDAENVVSFIHGENPSRTTDLSSWQIRNITLAQTTQASAPSIAVFTPDQACGPGEEMMVWVKIAGIGLDDAYRARISLIAPDGTERAFPDGQGEPSDLDPQYVTLNHQGRLPGSVTFRSGDLPGTYHLIATLMPEGSDVLTALSSVPVYYSPVPSVQLYRNRADLTDGTPLIITAAVTAGEEPENASLSVVLESPDGGIRYLPAGTESFSAVRMEPLGSQYLVLLDEPVDDAWQEGTYTIRARLTAENSTPLAEDQITYTISREEGDIRLIIPGSAGDRDITGGIVRVTDTATREVVVEHSLGTDREISIPVSAGTYLISGAVITSGGGIRPVSAQMTGRAIVQPGETTVLELRLMPDTGSGTEVTA, encoded by the coding sequence ATGAATTATCCAGAGAGAGGAACGTGGAAGGCCATAGCAGTAGCACTCATTCTTTTTGCGGGCATAGCAGGAGTTGTTTCGGCAGATACAGGGGAGTGTATGATGACCGCACCGGTTTTCGCAGAGGAACGGATGGCGGGAGTACTCACGGTCGATGACGACGACGGGGATATCCCAGTGCCGCCCGCAGACTACCAGACAATCACAGACGCACTCGCCGCATCCGTGGACGGGGACACCATCCTTGTCTATCCGGGCACCTATACCGGGTACCACGAGGTCACCACCCGTGTCAACCTGACCGGCATCGGGAGACCGGTGGTATACGGCCGTGAGCTGGACACAAGAGAACAAATAGGCGATGTATTTGCGTTCTGTGCAGACGGATGTATCCTTGACGGATTTGTGATTAAAGAGGGTTACTGGCAGAACGACACCTACTTTTCTACCCAGGATTCTGCCGGCATCAGAATCGGATATGCAATAGGAACCACATCCGCCTTTGGATTCGGAGATGCCGATAGCACAATCATCCGCAACAACCACATCGAGGACTGCTGGTACGCCATGGTTGCAACGTCCGGGTCAAACGACAACCGGATATACAATAACACCTTCAATGCCACCCGCTACGGTGTCTGGTTCAATTATGCACGGAACAACGAATTTACGAACAACACGGTGACAAACACTGCATACGATTCACTCAAAAACACCTACATTTCCGATAAGACCGAGAGTTATGCGACCAACAACGAGTTCCGTGACAACCTCTTCGATACCGCCGACTGGACGCCCTGGGGTTCGGATAGCACCTATGGACGGAAGATTCTCATCAGTGATACCAGTGGCAATCTCTTCACCCGAAATGTCCTCAAAAACATGACATATCTCTCCATTGCAGGGGACGGGAACACAATCTCTGAGAACACCATCCTTGGCCCCAGCGAAGACTGGCGTGCCGGTATCCTGATCAACGAGGATGGAAATATCATCACAAACAACACCGTCAAAAACCATAAATACGGCATCAAGATTCAGGGTGATGCGGACAACCTCCACATGACAGATAATGTCATTGAGGACTGCACCTACGGCTTTGGATATGCGGGCGACCTGAACTATGCCACCAATAAGCCGAAGCGTTATACAATCGATACCACCAACACCGTGGACGGGGCCCCCATATACTGGATTGTGGAAGAGACAGGGAAGCGATATAATTACACCACGCTTACTCCCGCACCCGGATATCTGGGTCTCATCGGGTGCAGCAACTGCACGGCAGAGGACTTTTATCTGGAGAATAATCTCCAGTCGGTGCTCGTCTACCGGTCGGACAACATCACCCTTGATACCATAACCGCCCACGGGAACGGATACGAGGGTATCCTCATCGGGGATTCCGACGATATCATCATCGCCGATTCCCATGTCGATTCGAACGGTCAGGACAGTGATGGAAATGCCGGAATATTTGCGACAGAAACCGAGCGCATGCAGATTCTTCGCACGTACGTGACCGCCAACAATCCGGTCGGCATCTATCTCGAGTACACCTGCCCGGATGTCCTCATCGAAGACTGCAGCATCACGAACAATGGTCACTCCACGGAAGCAGACAATTCATACGGTATCAGGAACTCCGGTTCCGATAACCTCCGTCTGACGGTCACCGGATGCGCCATCGGAAATGACTTTGCCGCCCGGCAGGGTATCGGCATCGCAAATTACGGCATGGAAGCACTCATCTATGACAACCGGTTCATCAACAATACAGTGGAGCATGCCCGGAACTGGGGAACAGACACACATTGGAACGTGACGCCAGTTGCCTCCACAAATATCCTCGGCGGCCCGTGGACGGCAGGTAATTACTGGGAAGACTACACCGGGGTCGATACCACCGGCGACGGACTGGGTGACACCGCTGTTCCGTACACCACCGGCGGCGGAAGACCGGCAGATGACTATCACCCGCTTGTCACCACCTTCACGCCGGATACCACCCCGCCGGTGATTACCATCCATGCGCCTGTCGCGGGGGAGAGCTACCCCACAGCGAGCGTCCCTCTCTCTGTCTCCAGCCCGGACAGTGACGTAGTCGCATGGTGGTATGCACTTGATGGCGGGGCAAATGTCTCGTTTGTGCCCGACATCATCCTCCCGCCGCTTACGGGCGGAAACCATTCCCTCCTCGTGGGAGCACGGGACGACGCCGGAAATGAAAACAGCTCGGTTTTGGCCTTCATCGCAGAGGTGGATACCACCCCTCCCCGGATGAAAGTGATTTCGCCGGGAGAAAACCTGACCTATACCAGCCGTGACATTCCTCTTACCGTGCATTCACCGGATACCGATGTATTCTCCTGGTGGTATACGCTTGACGGCGGGGGGACTGTAGCATTCATCCCCAATACGACACTCACCTCCCTCCCGAACGGCGACCATCTGCTCCGGGTCTTTGTCGACGACATTATCGGCAATGCGAATTCCACATTTGTGAACTTCACCGTGCAGGTTACAGAACCCACGCCGACACCGACGCCCACCATATCTCCCACACCAACCCCACCGATAACTCCCACGCCGGTGCCCACCACGCCACCCACTCCCACACCCGCTCCGCCGGATGACGGTGATGATGACGCACCGCCCGCGGACGCCTATCCCTTCCCGGTTGTGGAGGAGCCCGCATTTGCAATCCAGATTCTCACCCCTACATCGGGCCGGATGACCGAACGGTTCACCGAGCTCACCTACACCGCACCCCGGCCCCTGGCACGTGCATACTACCAGCTGGACGACGGGGCGGTGCTGCAGGTCACACCGGGGCAGGCGATCCCCCTTGAACGCCTGACGCTGGGTGACCATACCATCACCGTTACCGGTGTGGATTATGCCGGCCGATACGGCGAGGGAACGGTGGCGTTCACGGTGATCCCGCTCGCCCTGAGAGAAGAGGAGACCGTGGGGACAGATGCATTTCCCGACGACGCGGCCTTCAGCTTCATCGGGCAGGGGGTGAACTACACCCTCTCCTTTGAGGCGGAGACCACCATGGATGAAACCGTGCACGTCTATGCAAATCGCCAGCTGACAGGTGTTCCCGGCGCAGGAGCGGTCATCATGCCGTCTGCATCCCGTCATGGTGAAATAGCAGCCGTGAACGACCCACAGACGGGATGGGTGTGGTATCAGGCCACCATCCCGGCAGCATGGGTCGTGCCGGATGCGGAGAACGTCGTCTCTTTTATCCATGGAGAAAACCCATCGCGCACGACGGATCTCTCCTCGTGGCAGATCCGCAACATAACCCTCGCGCAGACCACGCAGGCATCGGCCCCATCGATTGCGGTGTTCACCCCGGACCAGGCATGCGGACCGGGAGAAGAGATGATGGTATGGGTGAAGATCGCAGGCATCGGACTGGATGACGCCTACCGGGCCCGGATCTCCCTTATCGCACCGGACGGTACTGAACGTGCCTTCCCTGACGGTCAGGGAGAACCTTCAGACCTCGACCCACAATATGTCACCCTGAACCACCAGGGACGTCTGCCGGGTTCTGTTACCTTCCGGTCCGGTGATCTCCCCGGCACCTACCATCTCATTGCCACTCTCATGCCCGAGGGTTCAGATGTACTTACCGCACTCTCCTCGGTCCCGGTATACTACAGCCCGGTGCCGTCCGTGCAGCTCTACCGGAACCGTGCAGACCTGACCGACGGAACGCCACTTATAATCACAGCAGCGGTGACGGCAGGAGAAGAACCGGAGAACGCCTCGCTCTCCGTCGTGCTTGAGTCTCCAGACGGGGGCATCCGGTATCTGCCAGCGGGAACCGAGAGCTTTTCAGCGGTTCGGATGGAGCCACTTGGGTCGCAATACCTCGTCCTCCTGGACGAACCGGTTGACGATGCCTGGCAGGAGGGGACCTACACCATCCGGGCCCGGCTCACTGCAGAAAACAGCACTCCCCTTGCTGAAGATCAGATCACCTATACCATCTCCCGGGAGGAGGGGGACATCCGGCTGATCATTCCCGGGAGTGCCGGTGACAGGGACATCACCGGCGGCATAGTCCGGGTGACGGATACGGCCACTAGGGAAGTTGTGGTGGAACATAGTCTCGGAACGGATCGCGAGATATCGATTCCGGTGAGTGCAGGCACCTATCTCATCTCCGGAGCTGTCATCACCTCAGGCGGGGGCATCCGGCCGGTATCCGCACAGATGACAGGGCGTGCCATCGTGCAGCCGGGAGAGACGACGGTGCTGGAACTCAGGCTGATGCCGGACACGGGCAGCGGAACGGAGGTGACGGCATGA
- a CDS encoding COG1361 S-layer family protein has product MIRYLCVVCICTAALAGIAAAGLYEPTVTATESSVTPTVLMPGDTGIITVTLKNTAQTSTATTSDSQITTQTDLNPTITSVFLDGRGDIEVLGGNSQFTGDLGPGQEITLSFLIRAPEEAGIYFPVLRVRVRGAEGLTYPVPVNVNMPIATLSTAMLVITQEENGYVVPGETIQRNVTVTNRGRSAADDIRIRIVDDNPYLGPLETGSFYLNTLAPEESEVITVSLITSRSLENSVQEIPLEISYAVVDGVPVTQTDSLTLDVHGHAELSIASVRTEPARISGGEPFDMTIRLENTGTDEAIATMAVIDLPFTGTKEAFIGKIKPNNDGPAVFSLDGGTGGDYPYTLTVTWEDDWGQHTESFDLTLAVKTENALTTFAGLLIILILAAGGAYYLLVYRKKSGQA; this is encoded by the coding sequence ATGATACGATATTTGTGTGTGGTCTGCATCTGCACAGCAGCACTGGCAGGTATTGCGGCCGCAGGGCTTTATGAACCCACAGTCACGGCAACAGAGAGTAGTGTGACACCTACGGTACTTATGCCGGGGGATACGGGAATTATCACCGTAACCCTAAAAAATACAGCACAGACATCGACAGCGACAACGTCTGATTCGCAGATCACCACCCAGACAGATCTAAACCCAACGATTACGAGCGTCTTTTTGGACGGCAGGGGGGACATCGAGGTTCTCGGCGGCAATTCACAGTTCACCGGCGACCTGGGACCGGGGCAGGAAATCACCCTCTCCTTTCTGATTCGGGCACCGGAAGAAGCTGGCATCTACTTTCCTGTCCTTCGTGTTCGGGTCAGGGGTGCGGAAGGTCTCACATACCCCGTCCCGGTGAATGTAAATATGCCGATTGCCACCCTCAGCACGGCAATGCTTGTCATAACACAGGAGGAAAATGGCTACGTAGTGCCGGGGGAGACCATCCAGCGGAATGTTACCGTTACAAACAGGGGGAGGAGTGCCGCTGATGATATCCGCATCCGGATTGTAGATGACAATCCCTATCTCGGCCCTCTTGAGACGGGTTCCTTCTACCTTAATACCCTTGCACCGGAGGAGTCAGAGGTAATAACAGTCAGTCTCATAACCAGCCGGTCACTGGAGAACAGCGTGCAAGAGATCCCCCTTGAAATATCCTACGCAGTCGTGGATGGTGTGCCTGTGACACAGACAGACTCCCTCACCCTTGATGTACACGGGCATGCCGAACTCTCCATCGCCTCGGTACGCACCGAACCCGCACGAATTTCAGGGGGGGAACCCTTTGATATGACCATCCGCCTGGAAAATACCGGAACGGATGAGGCTATCGCAACGATGGCAGTGATTGACCTGCCGTTTACGGGGACAAAAGAGGCATTTATCGGAAAAATTAAACCGAACAACGATGGTCCTGCCGTATTCTCTCTTGACGGCGGCACTGGCGGGGACTACCCCTATACTCTCACCGTCACCTGGGAGGATGACTGGGGACAGCATACCGAATCATTTGATCTCACGCTCGCCGTGAAGACGGAGAATGCGCTCACAACGTTCGCCGGATTACTGATCATCCTGATCCTTGCAGCAGGAGGTGCCTATTACCTCCTCGTATACCGGAAGAAGAGCGGGCAGGCATAG
- a CDS encoding HNH endonuclease yields MARSKQAIELQRSLFSFSTGDIPPCHDRPGLNGYRRLCYTCAYAERDGNILFCRRHVMVISVRDKYGLKEWKALREQILDRDKRRCRLCGAGKYLHIHHRDGDRTNDAQENLVTLCESCHRRVHTHLAHIPEIPAGQDDDSAP; encoded by the coding sequence ATGGCCCGGTCCAAACAGGCAATCGAACTTCAGCGCAGTCTCTTCTCGTTTTCAACCGGAGATATTCCTCCCTGTCATGACCGGCCCGGTCTGAATGGCTATCGGCGCCTCTGCTACACCTGCGCATACGCAGAGCGGGATGGCAATATCCTCTTCTGCCGGCGCCATGTGATGGTGATAAGCGTCCGTGACAAATACGGACTAAAGGAATGGAAAGCGCTTAGGGAACAGATACTTGACCGGGACAAGCGCCGCTGCCGCCTCTGCGGTGCAGGGAAGTACCTGCACATCCACCACCGGGACGGTGACCGTACCAATGATGCACAAGAGAATCTCGTCACTCTCTGTGAGAGCTGTCATCGCCGAGTGCATACCCATCTGGCTCATATTCCGGAGATACCGGCTGGCCAGGACGATGACAGTGCACCGTAA
- a CDS encoding ABC transporter permease: MLNDQKVSAFLAARSLQRGGKGRNAMYIVIIALVLTNMIFLPSVIMGAMDVYYEQTIDYISSDVIIKPPEDVRYIDDVETLLATVNRVPGVVRASARYPMAGSIDFEDKTVAMEINAFDPRDETEVTKFHQYVKDGDFLGSGDRDQILVGSLVAGEPDDTGEFYASLGGATVGDTITVRYANGVVREYRIKGIFTTKSYQADYMVFVTKDEMDAVSGAGGAQATEVLVKTVTNEEAPLVKKRILQFGVGEDVKTWEEALPDVVSESIESFAIINMISVFGGLVIAVVLIFIMTTIKTFNNRKQIGILKAIGLKKSIIINSYVMQVVFICLLGTALGSLLLGMMVLYFTTYPIEFPDGNVTPIVTISMIIENTALLFVSSAVAGFIPAWRVVNEGILEAIRGG, encoded by the coding sequence ATGCTGAACGATCAGAAAGTTTCTGCGTTTCTCGCGGCACGATCCCTCCAGCGGGGCGGAAAAGGCAGAAACGCCATGTATATCGTCATCATCGCCCTCGTACTCACCAATATGATCTTCCTGCCGTCGGTGATCATGGGGGCTATGGATGTCTACTACGAGCAGACCATCGACTACATCTCATCCGATGTCATTATCAAGCCGCCCGAAGATGTCCGGTATATTGATGATGTGGAAACCCTGCTTGCAACAGTCAACCGGGTGCCCGGTGTGGTGCGTGCGTCCGCCCGCTATCCGATGGCCGGGTCCATCGACTTCGAAGACAAGACGGTGGCAATGGAAATCAATGCCTTCGATCCGCGGGACGAGACAGAAGTCACCAAATTTCATCAGTATGTAAAAGATGGAGATTTCCTCGGCAGCGGAGACCGTGACCAGATCCTCGTCGGTAGCCTCGTTGCAGGCGAACCGGATGATACAGGAGAGTTCTATGCATCCCTGGGAGGGGCCACGGTGGGGGACACGATCACCGTCCGGTATGCAAACGGAGTCGTACGGGAATACCGCATCAAGGGCATCTTCACCACGAAGTCATACCAGGCGGACTACATGGTATTTGTAACAAAGGATGAGATGGATGCCGTCAGTGGTGCAGGAGGGGCACAGGCAACCGAGGTGCTCGTGAAGACTGTGACAAACGAGGAGGCCCCGCTTGTAAAAAAGCGGATTCTCCAGTTTGGTGTGGGGGAAGATGTGAAGACATGGGAGGAGGCACTGCCCGATGTGGTGAGTGAGTCAATTGAATCCTTTGCCATCATCAACATGATCAGTGTCTTTGGGGGACTCGTCATCGCAGTCGTCCTCATCTTCATCATGACCACGATAAAAACCTTCAACAACCGCAAGCAGATCGGCATCCTCAAGGCGATCGGCCTGAAAAAAAGCATTATCATCAACTCCTATGTGATGCAGGTGGTCTTCATCTGTCTTCTTGGCACTGCACTGGGGTCTCTCCTCCTCGGGATGATGGTCCTTTACTTCACCACCTATCCAATTGAATTCCCGGACGGCAACGTGACGCCCATCGTGACCATCTCTATGATCATCGAGAACACGGCTCTGCTCTTTGTCTCCTCCGCCGTCGCCGGATTCATTCCCGCCTGGCGTGTGGTGAACGAAGGGATTCTGGAGGCGATTCGCGGTGGATGA